Proteins encoded within one genomic window of Triticum aestivum cultivar Chinese Spring chromosome 2D, IWGSC CS RefSeq v2.1, whole genome shotgun sequence:
- the LOC123051903 gene encoding xylulose kinase 2 codes for MVGRSSLPDGALFLGLDSSTQSVKATVLSNELIIVASETVNFDSELPHYKTEGGVYRDPTDDGRIYSPTIMWVEALELLLEKLKPKINFSKVVAVSGSGQQHGSVYWKKGSQAVLSSLDPGKSLVSQLKDAFSTMDSPIWMDSSTTKQCREVENAVGGALELSKLTGSRAYERFTGPQIRKIYQTAPHIYENTERISLVSSFMASILVGCYASIDETDGAGMNLMDINKRTWSKAVLEATAPDLEQKLGNLAPACAAAGRISSYFVERHQFDKNCFVIQWSGDNPNSLAGLTLNTPGDLAISLGTSDTVFGITAEAKPSLEGHVFPNPVEPDGYMVMLCYKNGSLTREDVRNQCAEKSWDIFNNYLEKTPPLNGGRLGFYYKDHEILPPLPVGFHRYIVENFSDASSDNLKECEVQEFDPESEVRAIVEGQMLSMRGHAERFGMPNPPKRIIATGGASSNESILKLIAKIFGCPVFTVERPDSASLGAALRAAHGWLCKEEGGFVPISRMYTGNLEKTSLGAKLAVPAPGDEGRELLKKYTVLMKKRMEIERRLVEKIGRA; via the exons ATGGTCGGGCGGAGCTCCCTCCCGGATGGGGCCCTCTTCCTCGGACTGGACAGCTCCACTCA GTCTGTGAAAGCTACTGTGCTCAGCAATGAGTTAATAATAGTCGCTTCTGAAACTGTTAATTTTGACTCCGAATTACCGCACTACAAAACCGAGGGTGGGGTCTACAGAGATCCTACAGATGACGGCCGTATATATTCACCAACCATAATGTGGGTTGAGGCTTTGGAACTGCTTCTTGAGAAACTAAAACCAAAGATCAACTTCAGTAAGGTTGTGGCTGTTTCAGGGAGTGGGCAACAACATGGCAGCGTTTATTGGAAGAAGGGTAGTCAAGCTGTACTGTCTTCCCTGGATCCTGGTAAGAGCTTGGTATCCCAGCTTAAGGATGCCTTTTCTACCATGGACTCACCGATATGGATGGACAGTAGCACTACCAAGCAATGCAGAGAAGTAGAAAATGCTGTCGGAGGAGCATTGGAGTTATCTAAGCTGACAGGGTCTCGTGCCTATGAGAGATTCACTGGGCCCCAGATACGGAAGATCTACCAAACAGCACCCCATATTTATGAAAATACCGAGAGAATATCTTTGGTGAGCTCATTTATGGCATCTATCCTTGTTGGATGCTATGCAAGTATTGATGAAACTGATGGTGCTGGGATGAACTTGATGGATATAAACAAGAGGACCTGGTCAAAAGCTGTTTTAGAG GCAACTGCTCCTGATCTTGAACAGAAGCTGGGAAATCTGGCACCGGCATGTGCAGCTGCAGGTCGGATTTCTTCATATTTTGTAGAAAG GCATCAGTTTGACAAGAACTGTTTCGTTATTCAGTGGTCAGGTGACAATCCCAATAGCCTTGCAG GTTTAACACTGAATACACCTGGCGATCTTGCTATCAGCCTTGGTACCAGTGACACG GTTTTTGGGATTACTGCCGAAGCTAAACCAAGCCTTGAAGGCCATGTTTTTCCCAACCCTGTTGAACCAGATGGTTACATGGTGATGCTATGTTACAAAAATGGCTCATTGACCCGGGAAG ATGTGCGGAATCAGTGCGCAGAAAAATCATGGGATATTTTCAACAACTATCTAGAGAAAACACCCCCTCTGAATG GTGGTAGGTTAGGATTCTACTACAAAGACCATGAAATCCTGCCTCCTCTTCCAG TTGGTTTCCACCGATACATTGTCGAGAATTTCAGTGACGCCTCATCTGACAATCTGAAGGAGTGTGAGGTGCAAGAATTTGATCCAGAATCTGAA GTTCGTGCCATCGTCGAGGGCCAGATGTTGTCGATGAGAGGTCATGCCGAGCGGTTTGGCATGCCCAACCCACCAAAGCGGATCATAGCAACCGGCGGAGCATCCTCCAATGAGAGCATCCTCAAGTTGATCGCGAAAATCTTTGGCTGCCCCGTCTTCACAGTTGAGAGACCCG ATTCGGCTTCGCTGGGCGCAGCCCTGAGAGCCGCCCACGGGTGGCTGTGCAAGGAGGAAGGAGGCTTTGTTCCCATCTCCCGGATGTATACGGGCAACCTGGAGAAGACCTCGCTCGGCGCAAAGCTGGCGGTGCCGGCGCCGGGGGATGAGGGCAGGGAGCTCCTGAAGAAGTACACCGTGCTCATGAAGAAGAGGATGGAGATCGAGAGACGCCTGGTGGAGAAGATCGGGCGTGCGTAG